CAGGAAGTCCCGCGCGGCGCGATTCGACTCGGCGTTGCCGCCGGAAAGCTCGGCCACGAGGAAGCCTGCCGGCGCTACGGCGCATTGTTCCGCCGCGCTATCGAGCGCCGCGTAGCGCTGGCCGACGACTCGGCCGTCGCGCTGTCCGGCGGCATGGATTCCAGGCACATACTGCTGGAATTGTGCCGTGCGGAGCGCAAACCCCGCTTCGCCGTCACGGCCCGGGTGGTGCGTGGCGCGCACAGCCGTGACGTCGACCTGGCCGCCGAGGTCTGCACCGGCGCAAGCGTCCACCATGTCGTCGTCGACCAGGACGAGCACTGGCTCGACCGCGAGTGCCTGAAGAACCGGCTGACCAGCCTCTGCACCATCGAGCACGGCTGGGGCTTGCCGGTGGGTGAGTTTCTGCGCAACGAGGTGCGCACGGTGTTCGACGGCCTTGCAGGCGACGTGTACACCGACTGCCGCGGCATTGTCACCCGCGAGCGCCATGAAGCATTCATGGCCGGTCGATTCGACGCACTCGCGGAGGATTTTCTTGGACCGCCCTCGGAACGCCTCGCCTACCTGGCAGCCGATCTCAGGCACCGGCTGTCGCGTGAACGCGCGATCCACAGATTCGCCGCCGAGTGTGAGCGCTTCGCGGCGGCACCAAACCCGACGGCCGCCTTCTGGTTCTGGAACCGGACGCGGCGCACCGTATCGCTCCTGCCATACGGCGTCTGGCAGCGCGGCGTGCACGTCGTCGCGCCGTTCCTGGACCACGACCTGTTCGACTTCATGGCCAGCCTGCCGGTGACGCTGGTCGGCGACTACACCCTGCACGCGACCACGCTGCGTACCGAGTTTCCCCGGTACGCCCACATTCCGTTTTTCTCCCAGCCCAACCAGCCGCCCGCCGATGCGTGGAAAAGCCTGCGCCGGGCAGCGCGGGCGACACTCGTCTGGTTCATGGCGCATGGCGCATCCCGCAACGTTTCGCGCGGTTTCGTGCTGAGCCGGCTCGCCCGTGCGCAGGTGGACCGGCGCTATTGCGCGTCGATTGGCTGGTTGCCACCGCAGGTGCTCTACCTGGCGCAGCTCGGCCAGCTCGCGCGCGGTCAGCTGACGCCTGGTCTCGGCATGCAGCAATGGCTCGGCGTCGAAATGCTGTGTGCCGGCGCGAGCATCCCGGCGCCCGGATCGCTGCCGATCGTATAAGCCTGCGCCTGGCCTCGAACGACCAACAGGTTGATGCAGAACTGCTAACGCGGCGTGGCGTTCGGTTCGATCAGGCCTGCATACCAAGCCGCCATCAGCACCAGGAAAAGAATCACGGACAGCACGATACGGATGGTCAGCGCCCGCAATACCCGTGACGAGCCATCCTTGTCGCGCATCAGGTAGAACAACGCCGACCCCAGGCTCGCCAGGATGCCGAGGAGGACGAGCACGATGATGAACTTCATCGCCGGCATTCTGCCTGATCCCGCCAGTCTTGCGGCACAATGCGCCGCTGATGGAACGATGCGAGGACGAGACGGGCCGCCACGCGCGGCGGACGCGGCCCCCCTGGTGGGCTACCC
This genomic interval from Gammaproteobacteria bacterium contains the following:
- a CDS encoding twin transmembrane helix small protein: MKFIIVLVLLGILASLGSALFYLMRDKDGSSRVLRALTIRIVLSVILFLVLMAAWYAGLIEPNATPR